One region of Acidovorax sp. T1 genomic DNA includes:
- the rbbA gene encoding ribosome-associated ATPase/putative transporter RbbA, translated as MSHSAQLATVASVRQVRLRYRDVIALDGIDLDIPAGRMVGLIGPDGVGKSSLLSLLAGVRIIQEGTVEVLGGDMASKAHRKLVCPRIAYMPQGLGKNLYPTLSVEENLQFFARLFGHDAPERRQRIDELTQATGLFKFLERPAGKLSGGMKQKLGLCCALIHDPDFLILDEPTTGVDPLARAQFWDLIERIRADRPGMSVIVATAYMDEAQRFDWLAAIDDGKVLATGTPKELLARTGSPNLEEAFIRLLPEEKKRGHQAVVIPPLSDGGADDIAIEAEGLTMRFGDFVAVDSVSFRIRRGEIFGFLGSNGCGKSTTMKMLTGLLPASEGRAWLFGHEVNPHDLGTRRRVGYMSQAFSLYSEITVRQNLELHAKLFSVSPNDIPGRVDEMVERFGLVDVIDSLPASLPLGIRQRLSLAVAMVHKPELLILDEPTSGVDPVARDAFWRLLIELSRRDRVTVFISTHFMNEAERCDRMSMMHAGKVLDSDVPARLVEKRGAKTLEEAFIGYLLEAEGGTAAPPSQPEADNHEEQPSAVPAEHGGHGSGGFSLQRMFSYLWRETLELQRDPVRATLALGGSLLLMFVIGFGITMDVEDLSYAVLDRDQTTLSQNYTLNLAGSRYFTEHAPIIDYEDLDRRMRNGELSLAIEIPPGFSRDVLRGQNVQIGAWIDGAMPQRAETVQGYVQGMHQHWLLVQASERSGASAAGNASVETRFRYNPDVKSLPAMVPAVIPLLLLMLPAMLTALAVVREKETGSITNLYVTPVTRIEFLLGKQLPYVGLAMVNFLLMSLLAVTVFGVPVTGSFFTLSLAALIFSFAATGMGLLASAVTRSQIAAMFFAMIGTLIPATQFAGLIDPVSSLEGSSKFIGEIYPATHMISISRGVFNKSLGLADLTGPLWSMLISVPVILGVAVLLLKKQER; from the coding sequence ATGAGCCACAGCGCGCAGCTCGCGACCGTTGCAAGTGTCCGCCAGGTAAGACTGCGCTACCGCGACGTCATTGCCTTGGATGGCATTGACCTGGACATCCCCGCTGGACGGATGGTCGGTCTGATCGGCCCCGACGGCGTGGGTAAGTCCAGCCTGCTCTCGTTGCTGGCCGGTGTGCGCATCATCCAGGAAGGCACGGTCGAGGTGCTCGGTGGCGACATGGCCAGCAAGGCCCACCGCAAGCTGGTGTGCCCGCGCATCGCCTACATGCCGCAGGGGTTGGGCAAGAACCTGTATCCGACGCTCTCGGTCGAGGAGAATCTGCAATTCTTCGCGCGGCTGTTCGGCCATGACGCGCCCGAGCGCCGCCAGCGCATCGATGAGCTGACCCAGGCCACTGGCCTGTTCAAATTCCTGGAGCGCCCGGCAGGCAAGCTGTCCGGGGGCATGAAGCAAAAACTCGGCCTGTGCTGCGCGCTGATTCATGACCCGGATTTTCTGATTCTCGATGAGCCGACGACTGGCGTGGACCCGCTGGCGCGCGCGCAGTTCTGGGATCTGATTGAGCGTATCCGCGCCGATCGCCCCGGCATGAGCGTGATTGTGGCCACGGCCTACATGGATGAGGCCCAGCGCTTCGACTGGCTGGCCGCCATCGACGACGGCAAGGTTCTCGCCACCGGCACGCCGAAGGAATTGCTGGCAAGAACAGGCAGCCCGAACCTGGAAGAGGCATTCATCCGCCTGCTCCCGGAAGAGAAAAAGCGCGGACACCAAGCGGTAGTCATTCCCCCCTTGTCGGATGGCGGCGCGGACGATATCGCCATCGAGGCCGAGGGGCTGACCATGCGCTTTGGCGACTTCGTTGCCGTCGATAGCGTGTCCTTCCGCATCCGGCGCGGTGAAATCTTCGGCTTCCTCGGCTCCAACGGGTGCGGCAAGTCCACGACGATGAAGATGCTTACCGGCCTGTTGCCGGCGAGCGAGGGTCGGGCCTGGCTGTTCGGCCATGAAGTGAACCCGCATGATCTGGGCACCCGCCGCCGCGTCGGCTACATGTCCCAAGCGTTCTCGCTCTACAGCGAAATCACGGTACGCCAGAACCTGGAGTTGCACGCCAAGCTCTTCAGTGTGTCCCCGAACGATATTCCGGGCCGCGTGGACGAGATGGTGGAGCGCTTCGGGCTGGTGGACGTCATCGACAGCCTGCCGGCCAGTCTGCCGCTGGGCATACGCCAGCGCCTGTCGCTGGCCGTTGCCATGGTGCACAAGCCCGAGCTGCTGATTCTGGACGAGCCGACCTCCGGCGTCGACCCGGTGGCGCGTGATGCGTTCTGGCGGCTGCTTATTGAATTGTCGCGGCGCGACCGGGTGACGGTCTTCATTTCCACTCACTTTATGAACGAGGCCGAACGCTGCGACCGCATGTCGATGATGCATGCCGGCAAGGTGCTCGACAGCGACGTGCCCGCCAGGCTGGTCGAGAAACGCGGCGCCAAAACCCTTGAAGAGGCCTTCATCGGCTACCTCCTCGAAGCCGAGGGAGGCACAGCCGCCCCGCCCAGCCAGCCTGAGGCCGACAATCACGAGGAGCAGCCATCCGCGGTACCCGCTGAACACGGCGGGCACGGCTCTGGCGGTTTCAGTCTGCAGCGAATGTTCAGCTATCTGTGGCGCGAGACGCTGGAATTGCAGCGGGACCCGGTACGCGCCACGCTGGCGCTGGGCGGTTCGCTGCTGCTGATGTTCGTGATCGGCTTCGGCATCACCATGGACGTCGAGGACCTGAGCTATGCGGTGCTCGATCGCGACCAGACCACGCTTAGCCAGAACTACACGCTGAACTTGGCCGGATCGCGCTACTTCACCGAGCACGCGCCGATCATCGACTACGAGGACCTCGACCGGCGTATGCGCAACGGCGAACTGTCGCTGGCCATTGAGATCCCCCCTGGCTTCTCTCGCGATGTGTTGCGAGGCCAGAACGTGCAGATAGGTGCCTGGATCGACGGCGCCATGCCGCAACGCGCGGAAACCGTCCAGGGCTACGTTCAGGGCATGCACCAGCACTGGCTGCTCGTACAGGCCAGCGAACGCAGCGGTGCCAGCGCCGCAGGAAATGCGAGCGTCGAGACACGCTTTCGCTACAACCCCGATGTCAAGAGCCTGCCGGCCATGGTGCCGGCGGTGATCCCTCTGCTGCTGCTCATGCTGCCGGCCATGCTGACCGCGCTGGCGGTGGTGCGCGAGAAGGAGACGGGCTCGATCACCAATCTCTACGTGACGCCGGTCACGCGCATCGAGTTCCTGCTTGGCAAGCAACTGCCCTATGTCGGTCTGGCCATGGTGAACTTCCTGCTGATGAGCCTGCTCGCGGTCACCGTCTTCGGTGTGCCGGTCACGGGCAGCTTCTTCACCCTGTCGCTGGCCGCGCTGATCTTCTCCTTCGCTGCGACCGGCATGGGGCTGCTGGCCTCGGCCGTCACGCGTAGCCAGATCGCGGCCATGTTCTTTGCCATGATCGGTACCCTGATCCCGGCCACCCAGTTCGCCGGCCTGATCGATCCAGTGTCCTCGCTCGAAGGCTCCAGCAAGTTCATCGGCGAGATCTACCCCGCCACGCACATGATCTCCATCAGCCGTGGCGTGTTCAACAAATCACTCGGCCTGGCCGACCTGACGGGGCCGCTGTGGTCGATGCTCATTTCGGTTCCGGTCATTCTCGGCGTGGCTGTTTTGCTACTCAAGAAGCAGGAGCGTTGA
- a CDS encoding ABC transporter permease, with amino-acid sequence MRRRNLANIYDLGVKELWSLWRDPMMLVLIVYVFTASVYTSATSMPETLHNAPIAIVDEDNSALSQRIASAFYPPQFTPPAMIDYGRVDPGMDAGQYTFALVIPPNFQRDVLARRSPALQLNVDATRMSQAFTGSGYIQQIAIGEVNEFVKRYRGAEPLPVDLALRARFNPSLDKAWFGSVVQIINHITLLSIILTGAALIREREHGTIEHLLVMPVTPAQIMLSKIWSMALVVLIASFLSLNLMVRGVLGVPIEGSIALFFAGAALSLFATTSMGIFIATLARNMPQFGMLMMLTIMPLQMLSGGTTPRESMPEIVQNIMLIAPTTHFVELSQAILYRGAGLETVWQPFLALALIGTVLFFLSLARFRKTIGQMA; translated from the coding sequence ATGCGCAGAAGAAACCTGGCCAACATCTACGACCTTGGTGTCAAGGAGCTGTGGAGTCTTTGGCGCGATCCGATGATGCTTGTGCTCATCGTCTATGTGTTCACCGCGTCGGTCTACACCTCGGCCACGTCCATGCCGGAGACGCTGCACAACGCCCCCATCGCCATCGTCGACGAAGACAATTCGGCGCTCTCCCAGCGGATTGCCTCGGCGTTCTACCCGCCGCAGTTCACGCCACCGGCCATGATCGACTATGGAAGGGTGGATCCGGGCATGGATGCCGGGCAGTACACCTTTGCCCTGGTCATTCCGCCCAACTTCCAGCGCGACGTGCTGGCCCGGCGCTCGCCTGCGTTGCAGCTCAACGTTGACGCTACCCGCATGAGCCAGGCATTCACGGGCAGCGGCTACATTCAGCAGATCGCCATCGGCGAGGTCAATGAGTTCGTCAAGCGCTATCGCGGGGCTGAGCCACTGCCTGTGGATCTCGCATTGCGTGCGCGTTTCAATCCATCGCTAGACAAGGCCTGGTTCGGCTCGGTGGTTCAGATCATCAACCACATCACGCTGCTGTCCATCATCCTGACTGGCGCGGCGCTGATCCGGGAGCGCGAGCACGGCACCATCGAGCACCTGCTGGTGATGCCGGTCACGCCCGCGCAGATCATGCTTTCCAAGATCTGGTCGATGGCCCTGGTCGTGCTGATCGCCTCCTTTCTGTCGCTCAATCTCATGGTGCGCGGCGTCCTGGGCGTGCCCATCGAGGGCTCCATTGCGCTGTTCTTCGCCGGCGCGGCGCTCAGTCTGTTCGCCACCACCTCGATGGGCATCTTCATCGCCACCCTGGCGCGCAACATGCCGCAGTTCGGCATGTTGATGATGCTTACCATCATGCCGCTGCAGATGCTGTCGGGTGGCACCACGCCGCGCGAAAGCATGCCCGAGATCGTGCAGAACATCATGCTGATCGCGCCCACCACGCATTTCGTGGAACTGAGTCAGGCCATCCTTTACCGGGGCGCGGGCCTGGAGACGGTATGGCAGCCCTTCCTGGCGCTGGCCCTGATCGGAACGGTGCTGTTTTTCCTGTCGTTAGCACGCTTTCGCAAAACCATCGGCCAGATGGCCTGA
- a CDS encoding phasin family protein, which yields MSNETIPLNLFKANLELQLRIQRLMQENGQQWLENATRAGSENIAESGTEIESLLKAQNWQELATLPAQAFWRQFQHQMGGAQALTQVAIKNQTTFTQGLQQAIQDWQKSVTQAVGQADAILPFQDIFKQWGAVWAKAQDKDAPAKTGGRNAG from the coding sequence ATGAGCAATGAAACCATCCCTCTCAATCTCTTCAAGGCGAACCTGGAACTGCAGCTGCGCATCCAACGCCTGATGCAGGAAAACGGCCAGCAATGGCTGGAGAACGCCACGCGCGCGGGCAGCGAAAACATTGCCGAGTCCGGCACTGAGATCGAAAGCCTGCTCAAGGCCCAGAACTGGCAGGAGTTGGCCACGCTGCCCGCGCAGGCCTTCTGGCGTCAGTTTCAGCACCAGATGGGTGGCGCGCAGGCACTAACGCAAGTCGCAATCAAGAATCAGACCACCTTCACCCAAGGCCTGCAGCAAGCCATTCAGGACTGGCAGAAATCGGTCACGCAGGCCGTAGGCCAGGCAGATGCGATATTGCCGTTCCAGGATATTTTCAAGCAATGGGGAGCGGTGTGGGCCAAGGCACAGGACAAGGACGCACCAGCCAAGACAGGTGGTCGCAATGCCGGCTGA
- the phbB gene encoding acetoacetyl-CoA reductase, with amino-acid sequence MPAEQRTALVTGGSGGLGEAIARALHDAGHTVLIVHSPGNASIGAWLKTQAGEGYDFAAYGADVADHASCQELAGLIQADGHHIDILVNNAGITRDATFRKLSYADWDAVLRVNLDSVFNVTRPFIDGMLERGWGRIVNISSINGSKGQFGQTNYSAAKAGMHGFTKALAQEVARKGVTVNTVSPGYLDTKMVTSMSEEVVKQVTAGIPVGRLGRPEEIAALVAFIASESAGFMTGSNVSMNGGQHMY; translated from the coding sequence ATGCCGGCTGAGCAACGCACTGCACTGGTCACCGGCGGCAGCGGCGGCCTGGGCGAAGCCATCGCCCGGGCCTTGCACGATGCGGGCCATACCGTGCTCATCGTCCATTCGCCGGGCAATGCCAGCATTGGCGCGTGGCTGAAAACCCAAGCCGGCGAAGGTTACGACTTCGCCGCCTACGGCGCGGATGTGGCCGACCATGCCTCCTGCCAGGAGCTGGCCGGCCTCATTCAAGCAGACGGTCACCACATCGACATTCTGGTCAACAACGCGGGCATCACGCGTGATGCTACGTTCCGCAAGCTGAGCTACGCCGATTGGGATGCGGTCCTGCGGGTCAATCTCGACTCCGTTTTCAACGTCACCCGGCCATTCATCGACGGCATGCTCGAACGCGGCTGGGGCAGGATCGTCAACATCTCCTCGATCAACGGCTCCAAGGGGCAGTTCGGCCAGACCAACTACTCCGCCGCAAAAGCCGGCATGCATGGCTTCACTAAAGCCCTTGCGCAAGAGGTGGCGCGCAAGGGTGTGACAGTCAACACCGTCTCGCCGGGGTATCTGGATACGAAGATGGTGACGAGCATGTCGGAGGAAGTGGTCAAGCAAGTGACTGCCGGTATTCCCGTGGGTCGTCTGGGACGGCCTGAGGAAATCGCCGCACTGGTTGCATTCATCGCCAGTGAGTCTGCGGGGTTCATGACCGGCAGCAACGTGTCGATGAATGGTGGCCAGCACATGTACTGA